A window of Hevea brasiliensis isolate MT/VB/25A 57/8 chromosome 14, ASM3005281v1, whole genome shotgun sequence contains these coding sequences:
- the LOC131173113 gene encoding mitogen-activated protein kinase kinase 2-like, with protein sequence MASTSGQANTCVGTYHYMSPERISSEISEGSHNYKSDIWSMGIVLLECATGQFPYSPPDQGEVWANVFELMGAIVEQPEPRAPSDQFSPEFCSFISSCLQKDPKNRLSTRELLTHPFMNKYENLQVDFSSYFTKTGSP encoded by the exons ATGGCAAGCACCTCTGGACAGGCAAATACTTGCGTTGGTACATACCACTATATGTCT CCTGAGAGAATCAGCAGTGAAATTAGTGAAGGATCACATAACTACAAAAGTGACATTTGGAGCATGGGTATAGTATTGCTGGAGTGTGCAACTGGTCAATTCCCATATTCCCCTCCAGACCAGGGTGAAGTCTGGGCTAACGTCTTTGAACTCATGGGAGCTATTGTTGAGCAACCTGAACCTCGCGCACCTTCTGACCAATTTTCCCCAGAGTTTTGCTCATTCATATCTTCATG TTTGCAGAAGGACCCAAAAAATAGACTGTCAACACGTGAACTTTTG ACTCATCCATTCATGAACAAGTATGAGAACCTGCAAGTAGATTTCTCATCTTACTTCACAAAGACAGGCTCTCCATAA
- the LOC131173110 gene encoding probable glutathione S-transferase, giving the protein MAVAEEVKLFRSWSSPFGLRVVWALKLKGIEYDEELEDLSNKSPLLLQYNPVYKKIPVLVHNGKPICESLLIIEYLEETWKQTPLLPEDPHQRALARFWAKFGDEKVFETMRFGILLKQGKEQEEAIVSTIENLKYLEEELKGKKFFGGETIGLVDIALGWLAYHFNVVEEIIGVKLIEQQTFPLLVAWMQEFSNIPTIQESWPPRDKLFDRFAGFRKAALGEEHTPK; this is encoded by the exons atGGCTGTGGCAGAAGAAGTAAAGCTGTTCAGGAGTTGGTCAAGTCCATTTGGATTGAGAGTGGTGTGGGCACTAAAACTGAAGGGGATTGAGTATGATGAAGAGTTGGAAGATCTTTCCAACAAGAGCCCCTTGCTTCTGCAGTATAATCCTGTTTACAAGAAGATCCCTGTACTTGTTCATAATGGAAAACCCATCTGTGAGTCTCTTCTCATTATTGAATATCTGGAGGAGACTTGGAAACAAACTCCATTGCTTCCTGAAGATCCACACCAGCGAGCCTTGGCTCGCTTCTGGGCTAAGTTCGGTGATGAAAAG GTCTTTGAAACAATGAGATTTGGTATTCTCTTGAAGCAAGGAAAAGAACAAGAAGAAGCTATAGTTTCAACCATAGAGAACTTGAAATATTTAGAAGAAGAGCTAAAGGGAAAGAAATTCTTTGGAGGAGAGACCATTGGACTAGTAGATATTGCATTGGGTTGGCTTGCTTACCACTTCAATGTAGTTGAGGAGATAATTGGTGTGAAATTGATAGAACAACAAACATTCCCATTATTAGTGGCATGGATGCAAGAATTCTCAAATATCCCAACAATCCAAGAAAGTTGGCCTCCAAGAGACAAACTCTTTGATAGGTTTGCTGGCTTTCGTAAAGCTGCCCTTGGAGAAGAACACACACCAAAATGA
- the LOC110656879 gene encoding probable glutathione S-transferase — MAAAEEVKLFRNWSSPFGLRVVWALKLKGIEYDEELEDLSNKSPLLLQYNPVYKKIPVLVHNGKPICESLLIIEYLEETWKQTPLLPEDPHQRALARFWAKFGDEKVFETMRFGILLKQGKEQERAIVSTIENLKYLEEELKGKKFFGGETIGLVDIALGWLAYHFNVVEEIIGVKLIEQQKFPLLVAWMQEFSNIPTIQESWPPRDKLFDRFAGFRKAALGEEHTPK, encoded by the exons atGGCTGCGGCAGAAGAAGTAAAGCTGTTTAGGAATTGGTCAAGTCCATTTGGATTGAGAGTGGTGTGGGCACTAAAACTGAAGGGGATTGAGTATGATGAAGAGTTGGAAGATCTTTCCAACAAGAGCCCCTTGCTTCTGCAGTATAATCCTGTTTACAAGAAGATCCCTGTGCTTGTTCATAATGGAAAACCCATCTGTGAGTCTCTTCTCATTATTGAATATCTGGAGGAGACTTGGAAACAAACTCCATTGCTTCCTGAAGATCCACACCAGCGAGCCTTGGCTCGCTTCTGGGCTAAGTTCGGTGATGAAAAG GTCTTTGAAACTATGAGATTTGGTATTCTCTTGAAGCAAGGAAAAGAACAAGAAAGAGCAATAGTTTCAACCATAGAGAACTTGAAATATTTAGAAGAAGAGCTAAAGGGAAAGAAATTCTTTGGAGGAGAGACCATTGGACTGGTAGATATTGCATTGGGTTGGCTTGCTTACCACTTCAATGTAGTTGAGGAGATAATTGGTGTGAAATTGATAGAACAACAAAAATTCCCATTATTAGTGGCATGGATGCAAGAATTCTCAAATATCCCAACAATCCAAGAAAGTTGGCCTCCAAGAGACAAACTCTTTGATAGGTTTGCTGGCTTTCGTAAAGCTGCCCTTGGAGAAGAACACACACCAAAATGA